A DNA window from Halorubrum sp. DM2 contains the following coding sequences:
- the hisF gene encoding imidazole glycerol phosphate synthase subunit HisF codes for MGLTKRIIPCIDVDLDEEGDAAVYTGVNFENLEYTGDPVELAKKYNAAGADEFVFLDITASAEGRETMLDVVNAVADECFIPLTVGGGIRTKADIKETLRAGADKVSITTGALERPELIDEGAAAFGSQCIVISVDARRRYDDAGEHFYEDEDGETVWFECTKKGGREGTGIDAVSWAQEAEERGAGELFVNSIDKDGTKDGYDVPLMKAVGEAVSTPLIASSGCGSPEDMYEVFTEANADAGLAASIFHFGDYSIEETKAYLDERGVPVRR; via the coding sequence ATGGGACTCACGAAGCGCATTATCCCCTGTATCGACGTCGACCTCGACGAGGAGGGCGACGCCGCGGTGTACACCGGCGTCAACTTCGAGAACTTGGAGTACACCGGCGACCCCGTCGAGCTGGCGAAGAAGTACAACGCGGCGGGGGCAGACGAGTTCGTCTTCCTCGACATCACCGCCAGCGCGGAGGGCCGCGAGACGATGCTCGACGTCGTCAACGCGGTCGCCGACGAGTGTTTCATCCCGCTGACGGTCGGCGGGGGGATCCGGACGAAGGCGGACATCAAGGAGACGCTCCGGGCGGGCGCGGACAAGGTGTCGATCACGACCGGGGCCCTCGAACGCCCCGAACTCATCGACGAGGGCGCGGCCGCGTTCGGCAGCCAGTGCATCGTCATCTCCGTCGACGCGCGGCGGCGGTACGACGACGCCGGCGAGCACTTCTACGAGGACGAGGACGGCGAGACGGTGTGGTTCGAGTGCACGAAGAAGGGCGGCCGCGAGGGCACCGGGATCGACGCCGTCTCGTGGGCGCAGGAGGCCGAGGAGCGCGGCGCGGGCGAGCTGTTCGTCAACTCCATCGACAAGGACGGGACGAAGGACGGCTACGACGTGCCCCTGATGAAGGCGGTCGGCGAGGCGGTGTCGACCCCCCTCATCGCCTCCTCCGGCTGCGGGAGCCCCGAGGACATGTACGAGGTGTTCACCGAGGCGAACGCGGACGCCGGGCTGGCGGCCTCCATCTTCCACTTCGGCGACTACTCCATCGAGGAGACGAAGGCGTACCTCGACGAGCGCGGCGTCCCGGTCAGGCGCTGA
- a CDS encoding glycosyltransferase family 2 protein: MDLSVVVPTLNGRDRLAACLDALAAEAPDAEVIVVNGPSADGTTGMVRDRDDVDVLVEISDRTVNVARNAGIEAATGDAVALVDYDNRIETGWRDAVAAGLDAAPVVSGPVTPIPPGETPSADTDFGEGVGPEIPEGTDADGPDEPERSRIAGRDVTYFEGGNVAFRRDALRDLDGFDEYLRVGGARDAAHRLARMDREVAWRPDLSARKELPNPTAADGGRSAHEWGWKYRALAYRLLKNYGVRPTVLLRTGSHALGDALDAGRDVARGESTPSRWAATGRDVLLGLTGGSSDGLVARRRDRSPARNPNGVSTRADRAVAKYDRREQSGGTEAATTEIDDAE, translated from the coding sequence ATGGACCTCTCGGTCGTCGTCCCGACGCTCAACGGTCGGGACCGGTTGGCCGCCTGCCTCGACGCGCTGGCGGCCGAGGCCCCCGACGCCGAGGTGATCGTCGTCAACGGTCCCTCGGCCGACGGCACGACCGGCATGGTTCGCGACCGCGACGACGTGGACGTGTTAGTCGAGATCTCCGACCGGACGGTGAACGTCGCCCGCAACGCCGGCATCGAGGCCGCGACGGGCGACGCGGTCGCCCTGGTCGATTACGACAACCGGATCGAGACCGGCTGGCGCGACGCGGTCGCGGCCGGTCTCGACGCGGCCCCCGTGGTCTCGGGACCGGTGACGCCGATCCCGCCGGGCGAGACGCCTTCCGCCGACACCGACTTCGGCGAGGGGGTCGGGCCGGAGATCCCGGAGGGCACGGACGCCGACGGCCCGGACGAGCCGGAGCGCAGCCGGATCGCGGGTCGAGACGTCACCTACTTCGAGGGCGGCAACGTCGCCTTCCGACGGGACGCCCTGCGCGACCTCGACGGCTTCGACGAGTACCTCCGGGTCGGCGGCGCGCGCGACGCCGCCCACCGGCTCGCGCGCATGGACCGCGAGGTGGCGTGGCGACCGGACCTGTCCGCGCGGAAGGAGCTCCCGAACCCGACCGCCGCCGACGGCGGGCGGAGCGCCCACGAGTGGGGCTGGAAGTACCGAGCGCTCGCCTACCGGCTGTTGAAGAACTACGGCGTGCGGCCGACGGTCCTCCTCCGAACGGGGTCGCACGCCCTGGGCGACGCGCTCGACGCGGGCCGAGACGTGGCGCGCGGCGAGTCGACACCCTCGCGGTGGGCCGCGACGGGCCGCGACGTGCTGTTGGGCCTCACCGGCGGGAGCTCCGACGGACTGGTCGCGCGGCGGCGGGACCGGAGCCCCGCGCGGAACCCGAACGGCGTCTCGACGCGCGCGGACCGCGCCGTCGCGAAGTACGACAGGCGGGAACAGTCGGGCGGGACCGAGGCGGCGACGACCGAGATCGACGACGCCGAGTGA